One Burkholderia vietnamiensis LMG 10929 genomic window, CGAGCCGTCGGCGAAGTGCAGCGCGAGCGGCACCTTCGCACCGGGCGCGACCGGCTTGCGCGCGTCCTCGAGCATCACGTGATAGCTCTTCGGCTTGAACGTGACCGTGCCGTGCGCGGGCACCTCGACCGCGTCGACGTGGACCATCTTCGCGGTGCTGCCGGCCGTCAGCGTTTCGTGGATCATCGCCATCCCGTATGCGGGCGTGTCGATGCCGGTGAGCGTGGCCGGCTTGTCGCCGTCGTTCTTCAGCGTGAAGTAGCCGGACGACGGGACCGTCGCCGGCATCGTGCGGATCCAGCAGCCATCGGCCTGGACGGCCGACGCGGCGAAGGTGGCGGGCGCCTGCAGCGCGAGCAGGGCGAACAGCAGGCTGGCGGGAATCGAGCGTTTCATCGAGTGCATTCCTTGTCGGGTATCGGAAGTTGCCGTGCGGGCATCGTCGGCGTCACTTCACCGTGAACGTGTAGCGGCCCTGCGTGCGATGGCCGTCGCTTGCCACCGCGACCCACGCGACCGTGTACGTGCCGGCCGCGAGGCTTGCGAGGGCGACGTGCATGCGTTTGCGGTTGCCGGCGTCGACCGCCGATTTCCCGTCGGCGACCGACTGGCCGTGGCTGTCGGTGACCACGATCGAGCTGAATGCGGGTTCGAGCGTTTCGCTGAAGTCGATCGCGACCTCGTGCGGCGCGCTCGCCAGCGTGGCATCGGCGGCGGGGTCGAGGGTTTTCGGGTGTGCGTGCGCATGAGCAGCCTGCGCGATGACGAAGCCGGCGATGACGAGTGCGCCGCGAACGAACGAAGTGATTTTCATGTTGGTTGATCCGATCGGAGATGACGAGGAGAACGATGCGTTCGACGCGTCGCCGCGCGCGTTCGCACGCGCGCATGCCGCAAGCGGGCGTGCGCGCACGGTGCGATGCCGCGGGCAGGCAATACGGTCGAACAGGAACGTTTTGGCGCCGCGCGCGACGAGGCGCGCGCAGGCGGACGGCGCGATGCGCCAACGCATCACGCGCGGTGACGGTGCTTCAGGCGGCGGACGGTGGCGCGCGCGGTTGTGCGACGGTGAGCGGCAGCGCGCGCGGCAGGCTCTCGAAGCGGGTCGCTTCGCGGTGCTGCAGCGGCGCACGATTGGCCGCGAACGTCAGTTCGGGCGCGGGCAGGGCCGGCGTATGCGCGAGCAGGCTGCAATAGCCGCATGCCTGCAGATGGGCCTGCAGGCTCTTCGACGACGCAGCGTCGCCGTGGTCGGCATCGCTCGGCCCGGCCGTGCAGTAACCGGCGAGCAGCGCGTCGACGCGGTGTTGCGTCGTCAGCGCCTGTGAGATCGTCGGCGCGAGCGTCGTCATCAGGATGGCGAGCATCCCGATCAGACTGACGATCTTGCGGAGACGACGACTCAGCATGCGATGCGCGGCGGCATATGGAGGAAGGCGATGCTGCGGATTATGCCACGCAGCCGCCGCGGCGGCGGGCGCGGCACACGGCCGCGCGCCGCGCTCATTCGATCATTTGGGCGTCGGGCACGTCGAGCACGAGGTCCGACGTCGCGACGGCCACGCAC contains:
- the copC gene encoding copper homeostasis periplasmic binding protein CopC translates to MKITSFVRGALVIAGFVIAQAAHAHAHPKTLDPAADATLASAPHEVAIDFSETLEPAFSSIVVTDSHGQSVADGKSAVDAGNRKRMHVALASLAAGTYTVAWVAVASDGHRTQGRYTFTVK
- a CDS encoding DUF2946 domain-containing protein, which produces MLSRRLRKIVSLIGMLAILMTTLAPTISQALTTQHRVDALLAGYCTAGPSDADHGDAASSKSLQAHLQACGYCSLLAHTPALPAPELTFAANRAPLQHREATRFESLPRALPLTVAQPRAPPSAA
- a CDS encoding copper chaperone PCu(A)C translates to MKRSIPASLLFALLALQAPATFAASAVQADGCWIRTMPATVPSSGYFTLKNDGDKPATLTGIDTPAYGMAMIHETLTAGSTAKMVHVDAVEVPAHGTVTFKPKSYHVMLEDARKPVAPGAKVPLALHFADGSTVSVTCDAKAPSYTGQ